Within the Miscanthus floridulus cultivar M001 chromosome 2, ASM1932011v1, whole genome shotgun sequence genome, the region AGGGGCCTGGAGCTGGAGGGCAGGGGTGGCCTGCGGCGGCGCGGTGCCCTGCTGGCTGCGCGGCATGGGCAGGATGCCGGGATGGGCGGCGCCGCGGCGGGATGGCCTAAGCCCGGATGGGCAGCTTGGGCGGCCCAACCTCTAGTGGCGTGCGGCGCATCGGCGGTCAGCTAGGTGGCGCCGGCAGCCGGCAGGCACGGTATCTTTTTCTAGTTGCGGTTAGACAAAAGAACAACATCTGAAAAAGGTTCTAGAGACGAACCTGCCTCCGTTATCCCTTTTTTCTTTCTAATCAACCGGCTTAACATATTCTTTATCACCAAAGCTGCTCAACTCCAAATGTTTTTGCATTACATCACTATTTCTAAAGTTGTTGTCTCATAAAAATATAAGTGAGGCCTTATTTAGTTtctcccctaaagtttactccttgtcacatcgaatgttttgacatatacatagagtattaaatatagactaaaaaataattaatcgcacagattgtgactaatttgcgagacaaaatttttaagcctaattagtccatgatttgacaatgtggtgctacagtaaacatatgctaatgacggattaattaggcttaataaattcgtctcgcggattaccgaggacttctgtaatttattttattattactatccgaacactctcaTGTGACATCCCGATATGACACTCGATGTGATATCCCTAAACTTTACtccctgaatttaaacaccacctaacTATCGTATGGATAGTAGTGTTTCTTATGAATCAAGTGAACTAATTGTTACAAATGTTCCATATATAACAGTGGTCCAAAATTCAGGTGTGGTTTTCTAGTCTTGGACATAAGTCCAAGCTACATGTATACATGTGTCACACAAATTTTCTGCCGTTCTATCTCATATATACTCATTTTATGCCGAACTAGAATAACCTCATACCTACAATATTAGAGCCCTGTCCTAAATTTCCATGTGCTCCGGTCACTCCACCACTACTTTCTCCAAATCAATTTTATAGTTATCTTAAGTCAAGCATTTTTAAATTAGAGATGTCTACCTGGTTGTTTTAGCCTCTCTCATCTACCAAATTTTTTCCATACACTTACACTGTcttatagctatatttacaccgccttactactatatttacaatgtgtcggtacagaaagtgaccaactagtaaatatttatagttttgctgtacgttgtgatcggaggtggcctagcactcaatgacacaggatttatactggttcaggcaacgtgccctacgtccagtcggggtcggtcggtgactttattcctgagcccaggtgctcgaagtctgtagcgggggtacaaacgagaaggaaaaAGAAGGGGGTGTACGAGAGGTTCGGTTGACTCCaaccggaagggttgcggtcggaacttggtaGTCCTGCGGTTGTAAGGTGTTGATgttgatctagtgagtctgagcttaaaaaagtcgacttgggttaacttgcctgtttggagggagcacatccccttttatagaagaaggggatagctttacaagtgaaagggagagagagtacggacgtttttaagccttgttgcccacgccgacggggaCAGGATAATGGTGGGCGtccgcaatactgttgatgtcactgtagaatgtcaggtatacgtgggaggttgagctgctttcttcaagactggaggacatcggtacctgcaaaaaatgCTGTCTTGCCGACcggaggcatggctttaccacgttcacctggtacggtgaattccggcgcccacaatattgttggtgcccagaggcacatggggggtcttaccgtacgggtgttttgaccgacgcttacaatactgtagaggtaattgttggcgcctacaatactgtttgtggcagggcGGCTGCAAAGTACTGTttccgcagggtatggtccctggtgccgtggtttgacttgcgagccctgtattgccttccttcgtacgtcttctggttctttccgagcgggcgtcctcggtcggatgTCCCCAGTCAGTGgcgtgccagtcggagaatagcgatgggcatGATTTTCTATGAActccggtcggagacacggggttggAGTCGTAGgtggtcctcgggtcaggctttccgagtggaggccgtgctaAGGCAGCCGGGGCTTGAcactagcgctccgatcggagaggccgttcggagttggcctgagctagtgctccggtcggaaagatgggccgaaggcggccaggacCTGAAGCGGGTGCTCTGTCTGTtgagtttagactcttgggccggtccagaagaagaaaagtCCGTTCTCCTGGggcgagccctggcgtggaagccggtccccgagggactctgggtttatgaacccgacacaatgCTTTTTTCATTGTAATTTATTGAACAGAGTGATATAATTTAGGAATAACATAAATATATACTAAATTTGACAAAAAAAAGTTTATAAATTATTTCTTTGAATTCTAGACAtcagagaaatatatgtcaaattattTATAAATTCTCTTGAAATTTCAAAAGAAAAAATCCACACAAGAGGTGAGAAAGGAGAGATTGATACGGTGGGGACCCGACCTGGAACCGCAAGCCAGAGTCACGAGTCACGAGGCCTGTACAAGCTGGAGCCAAGGGACGTGCAAGCTATCACGCGCCCTGCCTACTTCACCAGcgagaggtggccttgcctcttCGCCAGGAAGGAAAACTGCCCACGTACGCGTGCCATGCAGCAACTGCATCCGTGTGGCTAAAAAAACGTTTAATAACAACCGGCAAATCAACCGATCGATCATTAATATTACTGtttaaatttgactaaatttatagaaatagTATCAAGATTTATGACATGAAATTAATACCATTAGATACATTATAAAATATAATTttataatatttatttgatatcataaatatttataCTCTTTTTCTACAGATTCGATGAAACATAAAAAAAACGAGTTAAGATAACTTTAGGACCTTGCTATTGCTATACGGAACGATCTCATCTTTGGACCCACAGCATCGAAGGAAGGGTCTGTGGAAAACAAGCCGAAAATTCAAGGAGGCGCGTGGTTTATTGCTTTTGTTTTAAAACTCGTGACATAATCCATATTGCTATAATCTAGCGACGCCCTTGGCCTGGTCGGCTGGCACCCCCAGCACACGCGCGGAGGAAAAGGCCGCGAGAACGGAGAGGCGTCCCACACGGCCACACCCCATCCGAACCGCGTGCGCCGTGCGCGTCAGCGCGTGATAATAAACTGGTAATAAAGCCAAGTTGTGCTGCCTTCCTGACAAACGCAGAGCGCCACGCCACCGAATCGTCTCGTCCCCTCGctcctctcctcttcctctcccaaTCCCAGACAAATCCAATCCGAAATCATCTCCCCCGTCGCCTCGCTTCGCTTCGCCGAGGAAGAACAGAGAGAAGCGACGACGCCGCGTCCCTCCCCGCCTCCCTTCCTCCCGCGTCGAGCTCTTCCCGGAGCCACCGGAGGCGCAGACGTTGGGACAGCCTCGCGCGCGCGTCCCACGCCGGTGAGTCGCCTCgtgctcccctcctcctcctcctcctcttctcacgCTTGGTGGGGTCCCGATCGAGCTCGGATCGGTGCGAGGATAAATGGCACGCGTTTGGCTCCTCGGCTAATGGTAGGTACGCGTCGGGTGGTTGATCGAACGATCGCGCTGTCGTCCCCAATCGAATTCAGTGCTGGGCCCCCCGGAGGTCGTCGCTCGACTCATCCGATGGTCGGGTTGCTTCGTTGATTACGATCTGGTTACGGTTGGGTGCTCATTCCGTGCGTGCTGTTTTTCCCTCCTTCGATTCCAGGTATGCAGAGCCAGATCGTGTGCCATGCTTGCCGGACCGTTCTGCTCTACCCGCGAGGCGCGTCCAGCGTCTGCTGCGCAGTTTGCCAGGCCATCACCACCGTGCCGCCACCAGGTACGTACTGGATGCTTGGTTTCCCTTTCGACTGCTTGGTCCTCTGGAATAGGGACGCGGTAATAATCGTCTCTGTTTCTCTCAACTTGTACCCGTGATCTGGCACAGCGAATTAGCTACTGGTGCAAGAGAAACGAACATTTGAGTTTCACATTATATACCATaattataaataataataatgtTTTAATAGTAATAGACTACAGAGTTTCGTGGTGTTTGGCAGGTATTGTGAGTCTGTTCGTGAAAAAAAATGGAATGTACATTAATTTACATGTCACAAGTAACTTATCCATCCTGCATACATGTTGTTCAGTTTGTTTGGAAAAGTCGGTTGTTACTAAAGTTCAAGCTTAACCATACCTAGTTTTACTGTATGCATCTCTTTGTTTAACATCTGGGTATCATCTAGGATTCATGCTAGTCTAATACTCTGATTAGGTTGCACTTGCATTTGGTTTTCTCTTGCTGTGGCCTTCTGGATGGAAAATGGAGAAGTTGGAACTTTGCTAAAATAATGGACAAAACAGTTTTTAAGTTTACACGTCAGGGCACTGATAATTCTCCTGTCTCTGTCTGCTCTGTATAATGTGACTGATGCTGGTACACCACAGTGGGTATTTTTCTGTATATGTGTTCATCCAATTGCATGTGTTGTGATCCTAGCATCAAAGCACAAATAGGAACCCAAAGTTGCCCGTTTATCCACTACCAGAGGTTCTCACCACGTTTCAAGCCTCTCTTATTCTTAAAAAACATGTGTTACCTATAGTGTTCCACTTGCTATATCTTCGGCCCTCTTTTGTAGTTTTCTCAATAGCATCCTAAAAATTTGGTGAGCCCATATGATCATCACAAAAATAAGCATGTTAGCTCACTGGTCATGGCATTTTTTTATTGCTTTCACCAGCTTGTTTCTATCGCTGCCTTAGAATGTGGTGTAATTAAAACAACTACATCATTTGTGTTTATATAACATTAGAAGCTAATCCCTCGCGGCTTGGGTAACAAGCTCTATCTTTCTATCAAGCTACAGATTCTATATCCTTTCCTTCTGTCCCTTTTTGTTCGCAATTTGTTTATGTGCTCACCTCTATGTTCCAGTCATCTTCTACCACCATGCATCCTGTTCACTATTTGTTTTGAAATGAGGCAAATCCTAAAATATGATATAGTATGTCTTATCTTCTCTGTTTCCAGTGGAGTTTTTCCCCCCTGCTTTGCATGAAAAGAAAAGATTTACAAAGGGCTTCCGTATACCATTATGAGATTTACAGTTGGTTCATAGTCCTTCACACACTAGTTTGATGTTCTTTTAACTTGATTATTGCAGGACTGGAGATGGCTCAGCTTATATGTGGTTGTTGTCGAACTTTGCTGATGTATACTCGCAGTGCAGACACTGTAAGGTGTTCATGTTGCAACACAGTCAATCTTGTTAGACCAGGTACTATTGATTTTTCCCCCCTATCCTTCCCTCTCTGAGCTTTTTACATAACTACTTTCAAACATTCATCCTCTCCTTACGTAGAAGGGTTAACAAGGAATTACTCTGTTTGACCATTGTCACTCACAATGAAAATGAGTAAAACCTATGCATAACGTCATAGCTTTATGTAAAAATATTATTGTACTAAATTAAGTTATGATATCTTCACATGGTAAtcaggacatgtggcacacatTTCTTTCCGCAACTTGTTTTAGCATGACCTATAAACCAGGCATAGTTTGATGCTCCATTTAGTTGGGCAAGAGGACATTCAACTACGGCAGTGTGCTTTTTAAACCTGTAATTGTGGGCCTCTGTGTGTAGCTTGTTCTGTTTTTTGGTGGCTTGTCCTTTTTAAGCGGCTGGGGATGTTTTGTAGCCTGCTGAGGCGTTTCTGCCATTGAGGCAAAACTgtgttttctttctttcctttaattcaaggcagagctcctgccacttCTCTTTCAAAAAAAATTTAGTTGGGCATGGAGCTTAGGTTGCATGTCCATTTGCGTGGGTATCCCTTATGATGAGCaatttctcctttgtgcagtgaATAATATAGCTCATGTGAACTGCGGCCAGTGCCGGACAACTTTGATGTATCCATATGGCGCACCTTCAGTAAAATGTGCCATATGCAATTATGTCACGACTACTGGAGTATGTCAAGCCTCATTCTTTGCCTACTTGCCATGCAAATGCAATCAGTGTATTATGCAGAGTTTACTGAGCTTTGTTCTGAATCTCAGGTAAATACTGTGGCACCCACTCCATCTGCGAGGCCAACATCAAATGACTCTTCATATAGTGGCTCATCTACTTCTGCTGTAAGTCCTTATCAATGAAATTCAATGGTTTAACTGGTCATTCTTGAAATGTGGAGCGATTTATCACCTTTTTGTTTTCCTGCAGCCTAAATCTCAACCTCAGAATGTAACTGTTGTTGTTGAGAACCCTATGACAGTTGATGACAAGGGAAAACTTGTAAGCTCTTTTTGACCTATGGAGTTGCATATTTTGCATTGTTGACTGAACCATCGTTTGATTTGATTAACTTTGTTTTGTTGGCTTCACACAGGTCAGCAGCGTTGTAGTTGGAGTCACAGCTGGGAAAGTGTGACTTTATTGACACTTCGTACATTATTGCTGCGTGTTCTATATACAAAAGTTGGAAATACCATGCAGCATCCAATGATTGGTTGCTTGGACATCCTTGAAGACCAGAGATACACCACGAAGTATTTTTAGGACCTTGCTAATGAAACCATGGTCAGACGCTGTGTATTGATTCTTTTGTGTGTATAATATGGGCTCTGTTAGACTTCTGTAATCAGATAGTTAAGGGGAATTACAGCATAGTTTCATTATACGTGCATTGTTACACGATTTGTTTGTTAGTTTGTGCTGTCTTGGTTGTTCATAGTGTGTTACTGTTATACTTGTATACCGTATTCATTTTAAATCTGGCTTACCTTAAATCCggcttgttcggtttctttttcatccggaaccgtgtttttctctcataatatttcagccagaacagtatttttttagcCAATTTCAGTCAAGTTACCAAAAGGGAAAGCTGCAATTGTTGTTAACGGTTGACTAGGAGCTGTGATACGACAGAGCGATTGATGACATGTGCGGTTACCTCTGGCTTCAGCATATGCTTCATTGTTTTGTTGTCTGGATTGATTAAGAAACCGAAGCTGCATTTGTCGTGTTCGTTTGCTGATTTGAGCAGGACTGAGTTCTCGAGCCATCCGGTTTTGacttggctttctgcttttcggcACTTCAGATCTGCATATCAGTCTAGAATTCCGAAACTACTTGGGCACCGTCTGGTTCTCACAATTGAACCAGGAATAAGGGAGTCTTTTCATTTCGGGGCTGTTTGGATGTAATGGTGAATTAGAAACGGGATTACAGTTCGATTTCCATATATTCATATTTGGGAAATGCTTCTTATAGGGCGTCCGTGCGTCCGACGGACCCTGCACCCGCCCATGCCGTTCTTGCCTGCTTGCTCTACTCGCGGGATGGACCCCGCCCTCACCCGCGCCGCCCCGCCACCCGCCTGCACTGCGCACGGTGCTCGATAGCTCGCTCCTAGACTCGCGCCTCCTGTCGTGACCGCGGTCCATCCGCCTGCCCTTGCTGAGGTCCGTGCCACCGCCGAGCTCCACACCGGCTACCTCCGcaccggcgtcgagctccgcgtcgacgagcctccattcatcTACGTAGCAAGTAGATGCTACgctaaaagcgcatgttgcaatagTAAGTGTTTCTGATATTTCAGAGCAATATTGC harbors:
- the LOC136522521 gene encoding protein LOL3-like: MQSQIVCHACRTVLLYPRGASSVCCAVCQAITTVPPPGLEMAQLICGCCRTLLMYTRSADTVRCSCCNTVNLVRPVNNIAHVNCGQCRTTLMYPYGAPSVKCAICNYVTTTGVNTVAPTPSARPTSNDSSYSGSSTSAPKSQPQNVTVVVENPMTVDDKGKLVSSVVVGVTAGKV